In Acipenser ruthenus chromosome 15, fAciRut3.2 maternal haplotype, whole genome shotgun sequence, a genomic segment contains:
- the LOC117416434 gene encoding bifunctional peptidase and (3S)-lysyl hydroxylase JMJD7 isoform X1 — MAEGELEAVRKCLREFSIEARELFLGRSVPYLEQPPSPLHFHRDWLCPNKPCIIRNAIRHWPALSKWSPAYLRAAVGSKLVSVAVTPHGYADAVFGDRFVMPEERRMPFASLLDLIESRGGGGVDGRRGVFYMQKQCSSLTEELPELIGDVDTEIPWMSKALGKHPDAVNFWLGEEAAVTSLHKDHYENLYCVISGEKHFILLPPSDRPFIPYELYPPATFKQREDGSFDVVDEEAAEKVPWIPVDPLNPDLERYPDYGLARPLHCTVRAGEMLYLPSLWFHHVRQSQGCIAVNYWYDMEFDVKYNYFQLLESLSAVLGKN, encoded by the exons ATGGCTGAAGGTGAGCTGGAAGCGGTGAGGAAATGTTTGAGAGAGTTTTCAATAGAAGCCCGAG AGCTCTTCCTGGGTCGCTCCGTACCCTATCTGGAGCAGCCGCCGTCTCCCCTGCACTTCCATCGGGACTGGCTGTGTCCGAACAAACCCTGCATCATCCGCAACGCCATCCGCCACTGGCCAGCGCTGTCCAAGTGGAGCCCCGCCTACCTCAG GGCAGCCGTGGGCTCGAAGCTGGTCAGTGTGGCGGTCACTCCTCATGGTTACGCAGATGCTGTGTTCGGGGATCGCTTCGTCATGCCTGAGGAGCGGCGCATGCCCTTCGCCTCGCTGCTGGACCTGATTGAGAGCCGGGGCGGGGGTGGAGTCGATGGGAGGAGGGGCGTGTTCTACATGCAGAAGCAGTGCTCCAGTCTGACCGAGGAGCTGCCGGAGCTCATCGGAGACGTGGACACTGAGATACCCTGGATGAGCAAGGCCCTGG GGAAACACCCCGACGCTGTGAACTTCTGGCTGGGAGAAGAAGCTGCTGTCACATCCT TACACAAGGACCACTATGAGAACCTGTACTGTGTGATCTCAGGGGAGAAGCACTTCATCCTCCTGCCTCCCTCCGACCGACCCTTCATCCCGTAcg AGCTGTACCCGCCAGCCACCTTCAAGCAGAGAGAGGACGGCTCCTTCGATGTGGTGGATGAGGAGGCTGCGGAGAAG GTGCCCTGGATCCCAGTGGACCCCTTGAACCCGGATCTGGAGCGCTACCCAGACTACGGGCTGGCCCGGCCGCTGCACTGCACTGTGAGGGCGGGGGAGATGCTGTACCTGCCCTCCCTGTGGTTCCACCACGTCCGCCAGTCTCAGGGCTGCATCGCAG TGAATTACTGGTATGACATGGAGTTCGATGTAAAGTATAACTACTTCCAGCTCCTCGAGTCTCTCTCTGCTGTCTTGGGCAAGAACTAG
- the LOC117416434 gene encoding bifunctional peptidase and (3S)-lysyl hydroxylase JMJD7 isoform X2 — protein sequence MAEELFLGRSVPYLEQPPSPLHFHRDWLCPNKPCIIRNAIRHWPALSKWSPAYLRAAVGSKLVSVAVTPHGYADAVFGDRFVMPEERRMPFASLLDLIESRGGGGVDGRRGVFYMQKQCSSLTEELPELIGDVDTEIPWMSKALGKHPDAVNFWLGEEAAVTSLHKDHYENLYCVISGEKHFILLPPSDRPFIPYELYPPATFKQREDGSFDVVDEEAAEKVPWIPVDPLNPDLERYPDYGLARPLHCTVRAGEMLYLPSLWFHHVRQSQGCIAVNYWYDMEFDVKYNYFQLLESLSAVLGKN from the exons ATGGCTGAAG AGCTCTTCCTGGGTCGCTCCGTACCCTATCTGGAGCAGCCGCCGTCTCCCCTGCACTTCCATCGGGACTGGCTGTGTCCGAACAAACCCTGCATCATCCGCAACGCCATCCGCCACTGGCCAGCGCTGTCCAAGTGGAGCCCCGCCTACCTCAG GGCAGCCGTGGGCTCGAAGCTGGTCAGTGTGGCGGTCACTCCTCATGGTTACGCAGATGCTGTGTTCGGGGATCGCTTCGTCATGCCTGAGGAGCGGCGCATGCCCTTCGCCTCGCTGCTGGACCTGATTGAGAGCCGGGGCGGGGGTGGAGTCGATGGGAGGAGGGGCGTGTTCTACATGCAGAAGCAGTGCTCCAGTCTGACCGAGGAGCTGCCGGAGCTCATCGGAGACGTGGACACTGAGATACCCTGGATGAGCAAGGCCCTGG GGAAACACCCCGACGCTGTGAACTTCTGGCTGGGAGAAGAAGCTGCTGTCACATCCT TACACAAGGACCACTATGAGAACCTGTACTGTGTGATCTCAGGGGAGAAGCACTTCATCCTCCTGCCTCCCTCCGACCGACCCTTCATCCCGTAcg AGCTGTACCCGCCAGCCACCTTCAAGCAGAGAGAGGACGGCTCCTTCGATGTGGTGGATGAGGAGGCTGCGGAGAAG GTGCCCTGGATCCCAGTGGACCCCTTGAACCCGGATCTGGAGCGCTACCCAGACTACGGGCTGGCCCGGCCGCTGCACTGCACTGTGAGGGCGGGGGAGATGCTGTACCTGCCCTCCCTGTGGTTCCACCACGTCCGCCAGTCTCAGGGCTGCATCGCAG TGAATTACTGGTATGACATGGAGTTCGATGTAAAGTATAACTACTTCCAGCTCCTCGAGTCTCTCTCTGCTGTCTTGGGCAAGAACTAG
- the LOC117416434 gene encoding bifunctional peptidase and (3S)-lysyl hydroxylase JMJD7 isoform X3 — translation MPEERRMPFASLLDLIESRGGGGVDGRRGVFYMQKQCSSLTEELPELIGDVDTEIPWMSKALGKHPDAVNFWLGEEAAVTSLHKDHYENLYCVISGEKHFILLPPSDRPFIPYELYPPATFKQREDGSFDVVDEEAAEKVPWIPVDPLNPDLERYPDYGLARPLHCTVRAGEMLYLPSLWFHHVRQSQGCIAVNYWYDMEFDVKYNYFQLLESLSAVLGKN, via the exons ATGCCTGAGGAGCGGCGCATGCCCTTCGCCTCGCTGCTGGACCTGATTGAGAGCCGGGGCGGGGGTGGAGTCGATGGGAGGAGGGGCGTGTTCTACATGCAGAAGCAGTGCTCCAGTCTGACCGAGGAGCTGCCGGAGCTCATCGGAGACGTGGACACTGAGATACCCTGGATGAGCAAGGCCCTGG GGAAACACCCCGACGCTGTGAACTTCTGGCTGGGAGAAGAAGCTGCTGTCACATCCT TACACAAGGACCACTATGAGAACCTGTACTGTGTGATCTCAGGGGAGAAGCACTTCATCCTCCTGCCTCCCTCCGACCGACCCTTCATCCCGTAcg AGCTGTACCCGCCAGCCACCTTCAAGCAGAGAGAGGACGGCTCCTTCGATGTGGTGGATGAGGAGGCTGCGGAGAAG GTGCCCTGGATCCCAGTGGACCCCTTGAACCCGGATCTGGAGCGCTACCCAGACTACGGGCTGGCCCGGCCGCTGCACTGCACTGTGAGGGCGGGGGAGATGCTGTACCTGCCCTCCCTGTGGTTCCACCACGTCCGCCAGTCTCAGGGCTGCATCGCAG TGAATTACTGGTATGACATGGAGTTCGATGTAAAGTATAACTACTTCCAGCTCCTCGAGTCTCTCTCTGCTGTCTTGGGCAAGAACTAG
- the LOC117416446 gene encoding TATA box-binding protein-like 2 has protein sequence MDGGNTLESYFDDSIEDEGSQCLYTPLMGFEGELPLHHSSFLSSEGGELGKELSDELDLSFLPDELSVQDAPPQTGGGAELQDSGFTGEGVSVEDVSGAEHSQASPFCPLPMTPMTPMTPMTPASESSGIVPQLQNIVSTVNLVCRLDLKSIALQARNAEYNPKRFAAVIMRIREPRTTALIFSSGKMVCTGAKSEEQSRLAARKYARVVQKLGFPAKFLDFKIQNMVGSCDVKFPIRLEGLVLTHQQFSSYEPELFPGLIYRMVKPRIVLLIFVSGKVVLTGAKERSEIYEAFENIYPILKGFKKV, from the exons ATGGATGGAGGAAATACTTTGGAAAGTTACTTTGATGATTCGATTGAAGAT GAGGGCTCACAGTGTCTCTACACCCCGCTGATGGGGTTCGAGGGGGAGCTGCCCCTGCACCACTCCTCCTTCCTCTCCTCCGAGGGGGGCGAGTTGGGCAAGGAGCTGTCGGACGAGCTGGACCTCAGCTTCCTCCCGGACGAGCTGAGCGTGCAGGACGCGCCCCCGCAGACAGGGGGCGGCGCAGAGCTGCAGGACAGCGGCTTCACGGGGGAGGGGGTCTCCGTGGAGGACGTGAGCGGTGCTGAGCACAGCCAGGCCTCCCCGTTCTGCCCCCTGCCCATGACCCCCATGACCCCCATGACCCCCATGACCCCTGCCTCGGAGAGTTCCGGAATCGTCCCGCAGCTGCA GAACATCGTGTCCACTGTGAACCTGGTCTGCAGGCTGGACCTCAAGTCCATCGCTCTGCAGGCTCGCAATGCAGAGTACAACCCCAAG CGCTTTGCCGCGGTGATCATGAGGATTCGAGAGCCCAGGACCACCGCGCTGATCTTCAGCTCTGGGAAGATGGTGTGCACTGGAGCAAAGAG TGAGGAGCAGTCCCGGCTAGCCGCTCGGAAGTACGCCCGCGTGGTCCAGAAGCTCGGCTTCCCGGCCAAATTCCTAGACTTCAAGATTCAGAACATGGTGGGGAGCTGCGATGTCAAGTTCCCGATCCGCCTCGAGGGCCTGGTCCTCACGCACCAGCAGTTCAGCAG CTACGAGCCGGAGCTGTTCCCCGGGCTGATCTACCGCATGGTGAAGCCGCGCATCGTGCTGCTCATCTTCGTGTCGGGGAAGGTGGTGCTGACCG GGGCTAAAGAGCGCTCTGAGATATACGAAGCCTTTGAGAACATCTACCCCATTCTGAAGGGATTCAAGAAGGTGTGA